The sequence below is a genomic window from Nicotiana tomentosiformis chromosome 6, ASM39032v3, whole genome shotgun sequence.
tcgaccactaagcctacaggcaatattacttcgagttcaagcaatcactcactcgacctataaagcctatgggctaccttacttcgaattcgagaaagcactcactcgactataaagcctacgagctgccttatttcgagttcgagcaatcactcactcgaccattaagcctacgggctacctttcttcgagtttgaacaaagcactcactcgacctctaagcctacgggctatattacttcgagttcgagcaatcactcactcgaccaataaagcctaagggctaccttacttcgaattcgagcaagcactcactcggttataaaggctacaaggtccaaattcgatcaattacctaaagcctcgaacttatgaaaactttcataaagcatgaatgaaacaaaatcttcaaaagaaagaaaataaaacagagAAGTCGGGAAAGGAAAAagacctttatatatatatatatatatatatatatatatatatatatatatacaagagtgTTTACAACGCCCGAACATGACCCTacacaagaaaaaagaaaaaactctAAGTCTCCTGGTTATCTCCgggggcggtctcttctccatcgagatcctccccgctctcggacccactctcgctcccatcatcatcatcatcatcggaagccaaggcttcagcatcggcttcgagctcttaAGCCCTCtttatctcttcggtgagatcgaaacctcgagcatggatctcctcgagtgtctccctccgagattggaatttagcaagttcagcaacccaatgtgctcgagttttaGCGGTCTCGGCtacctctcttgcttgtacctgagcagcttcagcatcggcccgatagacggccacgaatgcatccgcatTAGCCTTTGCTtgtttggcgtcaaatttggccttggcaagttcggaggctaaccgagcctcgagctcctctatttttcttacTTGAAccaagctcttctccttcataacttgaagttggttttcggttgatgataattgggctcgagcagtttttTTTTCTGCGGCGAGACGGTCCATACCATCTTTCCATCCCAAAGTCTCTGCCCTTATCATATCAACCTCCTCACAAAGCTTGCCAATCACCTCAAGCATCTACTGCAGCTATGGGATCaaaatattagccaccgttccaGGATCAAGCCCATGGGTTTTTaaaattatcattacctgctcggtcaggtcggCCTGGTCTTGATACGCCTTGGCCAAttcagctcggaggtccttgatttcttcttccctttgcccGAAGAGGAGTCTAAGGGCGTTCCTCTCCTCCATGACCCGTCGAAGGTCGGCCTCGTACTGACGCAGCTCAGATCGAGATCGGgaacatgattctcgatgaacCGCTGTGGCCtataaagaaagaagaaaagaagttagaaaagaatagcaaacatAAAAGTGGTATCAATGAAGGGAGTTAGAGCTTACCCGATTTAGAGCTTGTTGCACTTCACAGAAaaggcccgacacatcactagggccagcaacatcctcgacaccagtaaacaaatcacagaaggggtcctccccttcatgagaccgGTTTATCTCGAGgtcccccaaagcttgggcttcccgaatcgccccttcgtAAAAAGCAGGGAGattgggcgagtcttcgattatTATTGCCCCAAGTAactcgcttggggcgttctcctcttTTCGAAAAACTTCAGGACCGACCCCTCTTTAACTCGATCTCTAACGATTCGGGGACTaggcccgaatctttctccgataccACCTCAGTTTAAGGCAGAGACACACAAACCACCATCGATCTAGCTTCCTTTGAAGCTtcaatggttttcttcactcgggccaccaataCGGACCCATcgtcttcttcttcctcgtcttcatcccttagacgccgaactgattcttcggtcaaagggatggtattcttcctcggcttacgaacCGTCCTcatcttcgattttggatcttcgGAAGTAGAGgctctttttctcttattatccttcaccggtTTTGGAATAAAGGCCGAAGCTTCTTCATCGCCGGACAGGGCCCTCAAAACTgcatctttgcccaggcctacaTACAAGAAAATTAATTAAGTATATGGAAAACGCTTcgttcga
It includes:
- the LOC138894433 gene encoding uncharacterized protein — encoded protein: MAKTSKNISQKEKASSSQSTADKTPVEPRPKKCVPGACVLTSDFKVNKGSPVPGRFEPVSRYMCSIIEEHLEQIRKDCNWENKEVVIPSPEEDITTHVKGFLGLGKDAVLRALSGDEEASAFIPKPVKDNKRKRASTSEDPKSKMRTVRKPRKNTIPLTEESVRRLRDEDEEEEDDGSVLVARVKKTIEASKEARSMVATAVHRESCSRSRSELRQYEADLRRVMEERNALRLLFGQREEEIKDLRAELAKAYQDQADLTEQMLEVIGKLCEEVDMIRAETLGWKDGMDRLAAEKKTARAQLSSTENQLQVMKEKSLVQVRKIEELEARLASELAKAKFDAKQAKANADAFVAVYRADAEAAQVQAREVAETAKTRAHWVAELAKFQSRRETLEEIHARGFDLTEEIKRA